The following DNA comes from Nocardioides panzhihuensis.
CGTACGCAGCGCCGAGCCCGACCGCGACGACGATCGTCGCCACGGTGGCCGCGAGGAGGCCCAGGAGCCAAATGGTCGCGCGCCGGCGACGGCGGTGTACGCCGAGAGGGTCGTGCACGTGGGGGCCTTCCGGGCTCGCTGCGACGATCTAATGCAAAGAACTTGCAATAACCTAGCAGGGGTTCGGCTCGGGCTGAGGTGAGGGTTCGTGGTCCGTTGGCCGGTTCTGGGAAGATATGCGCATGACCTCGTCCCTCCCGCAGTCAGCTGATGTGCTCGTCGTGGGGGCAGGGCCTGCGGGCTCGGCCGCGGCGGCCTGGCTGGCGCGCGCCGGGGTCGATGTCCTGCTGACCGACGCGGCCGTCTTCCCGCGTGACAAGACCTGCGGCGACGGGCTGACTCCGCGCGCGACCTACGAGCTGGTCCGGCTCGGACTGGAGGACTGGCTGCGTGCGCACCCGGTCTCGAAGGGGCTGCGGGCCCATGGGTTCGGCCAGACGCTGCACCTGCCCTGGCCCGGCGGCACCCTGCCGTCCTGGGGGTCGGCGGTGCCGCGCACCGAGCTCGACGATCACCTGCGCACCGTGGCGATCAAGTCCGGCGCGACGGCGGTGGACGGCGTGCGGGCGGTCGACGTGCGGTGGGACGGCGAGCGGATCGCTGCGGTCGTCTTCGAGGGCGGACACGAGGTCGCCTGCCGGTCGGTCGTGGTCGCTGACGGCGTACGCTCGCCGCTCGGCAAGGTGCTGGGGCGGGAGTGGCACCGCGACACCGTCTACGGCGTCGCCGGGCGGGCCTACATCGCCTCCGACCAGGCCGATGACGAGTGGATCTCCTCCCACCTCGAGCTGCGTGACGAGTCCGGTGAGGCGCTGCCGGGGTATGGCTGGATCTTCCCGCTGGGCTCGGGCGAGGTGAACATCGGCGCGGGTGCGCTGGCCACCTCCAAGCGGCCCGCGGAGATCGCGATCAAGCCGCTGATGAGGCACTACACCGAGCAGTGCCGCGAAGAGTTCGGGCTCCAGGGCGAGCTGCGGGCGGAGAAGTCCGCGCTGCTGCCCATGGGCGGTGCGGTCTCCGGCGTCGCCGGTGCCAACTGGGCGCTGATCGGCGATGCCGCCGGATGTGTGAACCCGCTCAACGGCGAGGGGATCGACTACGGCCTGGAGACAGGACGGATGGTCGCCGACGCTCTCATCGCCGGGGAGGACCTGGCCACCGCATGGCCGGCGACCCTGCGTGAGCACTACGGGGAGGCGTTCTCCGTCGCCCGCCGTCTGGCCGGGATCGCGACCCGCCCGCGCTTGGTGTCGACCCTCGGACCTGTGGGGATGCGCTCCGACTGGCTGATGACGCTGGCCCTGCGGTGGATGGGCAACCTGGTCACCGACGAGGACCGCGACCGAGCCGCCAAGGTGTGGCGCTGGGCCGGTCGCCGCTCGCTGGCTCTCGACTCCCGACCCCCGTTCAGCTGATGGCGACGCGAAACCGGAGCCGCGGTGGGCGGCGACGCAAGCTTCCGAAGGTGCAGCGGGTGGGGGCGTACGCCGTCATCATCCGTGCCGGCGCTGGCATGGAGCCCGAGATCCTGCTCAGCCGGCTCTCGGAGAAGGTGACGCCGGAGGAGCGGTGGACGCTGCCCGGCGGAGGCATCGACCACGGCGAGGACCCGCGCGACGCGGTCGTGCGCGAGGTCTACGAGGAGGCGGGGGTTCCGGTCGAGATCGGCGCCGACGCGCGGGTCTACTCCGTTCACCAGGCCAAGGCCTGGCGGCTGGGCCGGCGGGTCAACTCCCACGCCATCCGGATCGTCTACGACGGCTGGGTGCCCCACGACGCTCCCGCTCCGCAGACGATGGAGGTCGACGGCTCCACTGCTGAGGCGGCTTGGTTGCCGCTGGCCGCTGTGACGAGCGGAGAGATCCCGACGTCTCCGTTGGTCACCGATGCCCTCGACATGCACGCGCCGACGCGCAACCAGCGGCTGGCTGCGTACGCCTTCATCACCCGTCCCGTGGACGGCGCTGTGCTGCTCACCCGGATCTCGCCGCGTGGCTATCACTCGGGTTCCTGGACGCTCCCGGG
Coding sequences within:
- a CDS encoding geranylgeranyl reductase family protein, translated to MTSSLPQSADVLVVGAGPAGSAAAAWLARAGVDVLLTDAAVFPRDKTCGDGLTPRATYELVRLGLEDWLRAHPVSKGLRAHGFGQTLHLPWPGGTLPSWGSAVPRTELDDHLRTVAIKSGATAVDGVRAVDVRWDGERIAAVVFEGGHEVACRSVVVADGVRSPLGKVLGREWHRDTVYGVAGRAYIASDQADDEWISSHLELRDESGEALPGYGWIFPLGSGEVNIGAGALATSKRPAEIAIKPLMRHYTEQCREEFGLQGELRAEKSALLPMGGAVSGVAGANWALIGDAAGCVNPLNGEGIDYGLETGRMVADALIAGEDLATAWPATLREHYGEAFSVARRLAGIATRPRLVSTLGPVGMRSDWLMTLALRWMGNLVTDEDRDRAAKVWRWAGRRSLALDSRPPFS
- a CDS encoding NUDIX domain-containing protein, which encodes MATRNRSRGGRRRKLPKVQRVGAYAVIIRAGAGMEPEILLSRLSEKVTPEERWTLPGGGIDHGEDPRDAVVREVYEEAGVPVEIGADARVYSVHQAKAWRLGRRVNSHAIRIVYDGWVPHDAPAPQTMEVDGSTAEAAWLPLAAVTSGEIPTSPLVTDALDMHAPTRNQRLAAYAFITRPVDGAVLLTRISPRGYHSGSWTLPGGGLDFGEHPRKALEREVTEECGLTCEVGELVDVHDVNVVGTAPNGRHEEFHGVHLIFAASVPDGAEPRVVEQDGTTDDVRWVTRADLADLPLLDVVAAALAAEKSESGAE